The proteins below are encoded in one region of Limnochorda pilosa:
- a CDS encoding RHS repeat-associated core domain-containing protein, with amino-acid sequence MQALTDRKGEVVVQYSYEVFGEVWAGVMGPYNRYAFTGKEYDPKTGLYYFGARWYDPEVGRWTSQDPVRDGLNWYLYVRNNPLRYVDLWGLVTLDLLRYGSMGEEVKNLQSDLSRLGYTADVGPIDGIFGPRTEAAVRRFQAVNDLSVDGIVGPETRAAIDQQIANAPAFAASGPTAHFGANARISLVNVEADVTRTSASGNVSIIHARGFGFRLDILSLEGGGGLFGEASGSVDSTRSLTTGIFGGLGLGGYASVVKIEAPLGGVKVAVCVVCGGGSAGLGAGDRWGFAWGLLGLQVSSGP; translated from the coding sequence GTGCAGGCGCTCACGGACCGTAAGGGCGAGGTGGTGGTGCAATACTCCTACGAGGTCTTCGGCGAGGTCTGGGCGGGGGTGATGGGCCCGTACAACCGCTACGCCTTCACGGGGAAGGAGTATGACCCGAAGACGGGACTCTACTACTTCGGAGCGCGCTGGTACGACCCGGAGGTGGGGCGGTGGACCAGCCAGGACCCGGTGAGGGATGGGCTGAACTGGTATCTCTACGTCCGCAACAACCCTCTTCGCTACGTCGATCTGTGGGGTCTCGTCACCTTGGACCTGTTGCGTTATGGATCCATGGGGGAAGAGGTGAAGAATCTACAATCTGATCTGTCCCGGCTCGGCTACACGGCTGACGTAGGGCCTATCGATGGTATCTTTGGGCCACGAACAGAAGCAGCGGTTCGGAGATTTCAGGCTGTGAACGATCTGAGCGTGGACGGTATCGTGGGTCCGGAGACTCGAGCCGCCATTGATCAACAAATCGCCAATGCCCCAGCATTCGCAGCTTCGGGTCCGACAGCTCATTTCGGTGCTAACGCCAGGATCTCCTTGGTAAACGTTGAAGCTGATGTGACGCGAACTTCAGCGAGTGGCAATGTATCCATCATTCATGCTCGCGGTTTCGGATTCAGACTGGACATCCTATCTCTCGAGGGCGGCGGCGGACTCTTCGGGGAAGCCTCTGGTTCTGTCGACTCTACCAGGTCCCTGACTACAGGGATCTTTGGCGGCCTCGGACTTGGCGGCTACGCTTCTGTTGTAAAGATCGAAGCTCCCTTGGGTGGTGTAAAGGTAGCTGTGTGCGTGGTATGTGGAGGTGGCAGCGCTGGACTCGGCGCTGGTGATAGGTGGGGCTTTGCGTGGGGCCTTCTGGGATTGCAGGTCTCAAGTGGGCCGTGA
- a CDS encoding RHS repeat-associated core domain-containing protein, with amino-acid sequence MFGFHGRKAPGNEEFLRTRGGLLFYHTDALGSVQALTDRKGEVVVQYYYEVFGQVWAGLMGPYNRYAFTGKEYDPKTGLYYFGARWYDPEVGRWTSQDPVRDGLNWYAYVGNRPTAFVDPFGLFKVDPSGQWGTVEPGDTLSGIAQEIYGDSSLYTEIVRIQPFAIPDPDRIYPGQNIILPRTQSYPQGYDLRNDSVREDWVTESLLFGGLAVRSRALTWATRAWTWVRSSIAAEGAAGVARVGHAGEAAVRSVANIGPKEAIRVAGRTRIPDGLNWETRVLSEVENVQSLSYTQQLRDFATYAQNNGLRFDLWVRPTTRLSGPLARDIANGVISLRYIP; translated from the coding sequence ATGTTCGGCTTCCACGGGCGGAAGGCGCCGGGGAACGAGGAGTTCCTCAGGACCCGGGGAGGACTGCTCTTCTACCACACGGATGCTCTGGGGAGCGTGCAGGCGCTCACGGACCGCAAGGGCGAGGTGGTGGTGCAGTACTACTACGAGGTCTTCGGGCAGGTCTGGGCGGGTCTGATGGGCCCGTACAACCGCTACGCCTTCACGGGGAAGGAGTACGACCCGAAGACGGGGCTCTACTACTTCGGGGCGCGCTGGTACGACCCGGAGGTGGGGCGGTGGACCAGCCAGGATCCGGTACGGGATGGGTTGAACTGGTACGCGTATGTCGGTAATAGGCCAACTGCCTTCGTCGATCCGTTCGGGCTTTTCAAGGTTGATCCCTCGGGGCAGTGGGGTACCGTCGAACCTGGAGACACGCTTTCAGGCATTGCACAGGAGATTTACGGCGACTCGTCCCTTTATACCGAAATCGTCCGGATACAACCGTTCGCGATCCCGGATCCTGATCGTATCTACCCAGGCCAGAACATAATACTACCGCGGACCCAGAGCTACCCTCAGGGGTACGACCTCAGAAATGACTCGGTCAGAGAGGATTGGGTAACAGAAAGTCTCCTCTTTGGAGGCTTAGCAGTTAGGTCTCGTGCTTTGACCTGGGCAACTCGTGCTTGGACCTGGGTAAGGAGTTCTATTGCGGCAGAGGGTGCTGCTGGCGTCGCTCGCGTCGGTCACGCGGGCGAAGCGGCGGTGAGATCAGTCGCCAATATCGGTCCGAAAGAGGCCATCAGGGTTGCCGGGCGTACGCGGATTCCCGATGGTCTCAATTGGGAGACCAGGGTTCTCAGCGAGGTGGAAAACGTGCAGTCGTTGAGCTATACCCAGCAACTTCGTGACTTCGCGACCTATGCGCAGAACAACGGGCTGCGGTTCGACCTGTGGGTGAGACCGACAACGCGGTTGTCGGGACCGCTCGCCCGGGATATTGCGAATGGCGTTATCAGCCTGAGGTACATCCCATGA
- a CDS encoding RHS repeat domain-containing protein, whose translation MVTYRYDANGNVVERAGGEGTVRYTYDSRNQLTRVDFPDGTWVRYAYDA comes from the coding sequence GTGGTCACCTACCGGTACGACGCCAACGGCAACGTGGTCGAGCGGGCGGGTGGAGAGGGAACGGTCCGCTACACCTACGACTCGAGGAATCAGCTGACCCGGGTCGACTTCCCCGACGGCACCTGGGTGCGCTATGCCTACGATGCCTGA
- a CDS encoding DUF420 domain-containing protein, whose product METAFVMASINALINATSAVVIVRARRFIRNKNVPAHRRLMIIATVLQGVFLALYLIKAYLFGTTLFEGSAAVRVLYLALLAVHVGAATVSAPLVVYALVLGLQRRFGRHRAVVRWAYPLWLFVSVSGPLTYLMLYGLGRPGYGLQAMLVP is encoded by the coding sequence TTGGAGACGGCTTTTGTCATGGCCTCGATCAACGCGCTCATCAACGCCACCAGCGCCGTGGTGATCGTGCGGGCGCGGCGCTTCATCCGCAACAAGAACGTGCCCGCCCACCGGCGCCTGATGATCATCGCCACCGTCCTGCAGGGCGTCTTCCTGGCGCTCTACCTCATCAAGGCCTATCTCTTCGGGACCACGCTCTTCGAGGGCAGCGCGGCCGTGAGAGTGCTTTACCTGGCCCTCCTGGCGGTCCATGTCGGGGCCGCCACCGTCAGTGCCCCGCTCGTGGTCTACGCGCTGGTGCTCGGGCTCCAGCGCCGCTTCGGGCGCCACCGGGCGGTGGTCCGCTGGGCGTACCCTCTGTGGCTCTTCGTCTCGGTGAGCGGCCCGCTCACGTACCTGATGCTCTACGGGCTGGGGAGGCCCGGCTACGGGCTACAGGCGATGCTCGTGCCTTGA